In a single window of the Coffea eugenioides isolate CCC68of chromosome 3, Ceug_1.0, whole genome shotgun sequence genome:
- the LOC113766768 gene encoding disease resistance protein At4g27190-like, whose product MSVPPPVRPSVSAADGISEGCFPYINHRRRHVIDLPRNFEMLKDEVDILRERWKDVDDCISRQSATRQKNDNYAARHNTLRRILKYYQENIVNRCKKLVGLESGANGEAGNQIQFHELSAASIGRKNKFYTPTFYKLARLDRDVLKFMTEVTNLENKITLELVTSQINPEIVVRQSAQELTHVPSHQAVLESLEHCLFYPGCKRIIIRGEPQVGKTNILRNLNNSLVRCAPALELDYVIWVNFPTNLPKPEDIITDIQEKIIQRLDLTGQNSASGKKGLISRALRRKSYLLLFDGFSSSIELEDVGISEEHTHGKVIIEARDPYLLGNFPFDKEFKLERLTHHDSRKLFDKIIDDETFCEQNTVLADLIVKELGGLPGVIASIAGQLKINKRVQYWEGVIQRLTADIWDNNLLGLAGLAGVKLAFDTAYSKLKENDRKCIHYAALFPKEFTIPIDILVECWKAEEFLWCPIPTFSHARREGECVLNQMTELNLLERCSEHHVKMPIIYRRLALETPFPGEKSATSFVRSGPEIDGHLKDQEWEMARRVSLIRSQLEELPASPKCEGISTLFLQLNPNLRIIEELFFTRMQNLRVLDLHSTGIKLLPPSIGHLTSLRSLYLNNCCDLTVLPPEIVELKTLEVLDIRGTSIHCLPEEISSLFGLRCLRFSFVLEACNPNPEPERSWLIFSPGTTDMLKKLEELTIVLVNGSNDGIVDRIKAEVLAFKNKINQFSLIHHRPSQLLDQGNLVQLRGKGINLPNPSVPPSHVHDPTTEASLRSQTNEGGAVDRPIFSAGTSASGIGTSTSGTAGEAEQVIE is encoded by the coding sequence ATGTCAGTTCCGCCGCCAGTTCGGCCATCCGTTTCAGCTGCAGACGGGATTTCTGAAGGCTGCTTTCCGTACATAAATCACAGGAGAAGGCATGTCATAGATTTGCCGCGCAATTTTGAGATGCTAAAAGATGAAGTGGATATTCTCCGTGAACGTTGGAAGGACGTCGATGACTGTATAAGTCGTCAATCAGCAACCAGACAGAAAAACGATAATTATGCAGCTCGTCATAACACCTTACGTCGGATATTGAAATATTACCAAGAGAACATCGTCAACAGATGCAAAAAGCTAGTTGGACTTGAATCAGGTGCAAACGGAGAAGCTGGAAACCAAATCCAGTTCCATGAATTGTCAGCCGCTTCCATAGGTCGGAAGAACAAATTTTATACCCCAACATTCTACAAACTTGCAAGGCTGGATAGAGATGTTCTCAAGTTCATGACTGAAGTCACTAATCTCGAAAATAAGATTACACTTGAGCTTGTTACTAGTCAGATAAATCCAGAAATTGTTGTAAGACAGAGTGCTCAAGAACTAACTCATGTGCCTTCACATCAAGCGGTCCTTGAGAGCCTGGAGCACTGTTTATTTTACCCAGGCTGCAAGAGGATTATCATCCGCGGAGAACCACAAGTTGGAAAAACAAATATTTTGAGAAACTTGAATAACAGTTTGGTTCGATGCGCTCCCGCCCTGGAATTGGACTACGTCATTTGGGTGAACTTTCCGACTAATTTGCCCAAGCCAGAGGACATCATCACTGACATACAAGAGAAAATTATTCAGCGTCTGGACTTAACTGGGCAGAATAGTGCAAGTGGGAAAAAAGGACTAATATCTAGAGCACTACGTAGGAAATCATATTTGCTGCTTTTTGATGGGTTCTCTTCATCAATTGAGCTTGAGGACGTAGGAATCTCTGAAGAACACACGCATGGGAAAGTAATCATTGAAGCTAGAGATCCATATCTCCTGGGGAATTTTCCATTCGACAAAGAATTCAAATTAGAGAGGTTAACACACCATGATTCGAGGAAATTGTTTGATAAGATCATTGATGATGAAACATTTTGTGAACAAAACACAGTTCTAGCTGACTTGATTGTTAAGGAGCTAGGTGGGCTTCCAGGGGTAATCGCATCTATAGCAGGACAGCTGAAAATTAATAAACGAGTACAATACTGGGAAGGTGTGATTCAAAGATTGACCGCAGATATTTGGGACAATAATCTTCTGGGCTTGGCAGGTTTGGCAGGGGTAAAATTGGCTTTTGATACAGCTTATAGCAAATTGAAAGAGAATGACCGAAAGTGTATACATTATGCAGCATTGTTTCCAAAAGAGTTCACAATTCCCATTGATATTTTGGTCGAATGTTGGAAAGCTGAAGAGTTTCTATGGTGTCCTATTCCTACATTCTCTCATGCACGAAGAGAAGGAGAGTGTGTACTCAACCAGATGACAGAGCTTAATCTCTTGGAGAGGTGTTCTGAGCACCATGTCAAGATGCCGATAATCTATAGGAGACTTGCACTTGAAACACCTTTCCCTGGGGAGAAAAGCGCAACATCCTTTGTCAGGTCGGGTCCAGAGATAGACGGACACCTAAAAGATCAAGAATGGGAGATGGCCAGAAGGGTATCTTTGATACGAAGCCAATTAGAGGAATTACCTGCGAGCCCAAAATGTGAGGGCATATCAACACTGTTTCTGCAACTTAACCCAAACTTGAGAATCATTGAGGAACTGTTCTTCACAAGGATGCAGAACCTTCGAGTTTTGGACCTCCACAGCACAGGAATAAAATTGTTGCCTCCTTCTATTGGTCACTTGACATCACTCCGGAGTTTATACCTCAACAATTGCTGTGACTTAACCGTGCTTCCACCTGAAATAGTGGAACTCAAGACACTCGAAGTTCTTGATATTCGAGGCACCTCAATCCATTGTTTGCCTGAAGAGATCAGCAGTTTGTTTGGCCTAAGGTGCTTGAGGTTTTCATTTGTCCTTGAAGCGTGCAATCCCAATCCGGAGCCAGAACGGTCATGGCTGATATTTTCCCCTGGAACAACTGACATGCTTAAGAAGCTCGAGGAGTTGACTATTGTCTTAGTAAATGGAAGCAATGATGGCATTGTTGATCGAATAAAAGCAGAGGTACTTGCATTTAAGAACAAAATTAATCAGTTTAGCTTAATTCATCATAGGCCATCCCAATTACTGGACCAAGGGAATCTCGTTCAACTGAGGGGAAAAGGAATAA